One Natrinema longum genomic window carries:
- a CDS encoding nuclear transport factor 2 family protein, whose protein sequence is MPPSASAEAVVRDYYDALRDGDPLSPYFSDADSTVKFGISESLFGGDDVAAALETQTETTDEWVVESGHLVVTERDGFATVADEVVMAWTETTTGERYRFDSRWSATVVERDPDDSSETDWAFITMHVSAPHDL, encoded by the coding sequence ATGCCACCGAGCGCAAGCGCCGAGGCCGTCGTCCGCGACTACTACGACGCACTCCGCGATGGCGACCCGCTTTCCCCCTACTTTTCGGACGCCGACTCGACCGTCAAGTTCGGCATCAGCGAGTCCCTGTTCGGCGGTGACGACGTCGCCGCGGCCCTCGAGACACAGACCGAGACGACCGACGAGTGGGTCGTCGAGAGCGGCCACCTCGTCGTCACCGAACGCGACGGGTTCGCGACGGTCGCCGACGAGGTGGTGATGGCCTGGACGGAGACGACGACCGGCGAACGCTACCGGTTCGACAGCCGCTGGAGCGCCACGGTAGTCGAACGCGATCCGGACGACTCGAGCGAGACCGACTGGGCCTTTATCACGATGCACGTCAGCGCACCACACGACCTATGA
- a CDS encoding SPW repeat domain-containing protein, with amino-acid sequence MSDPNGDDRRTNDESEPGVDTGTDAPDGPPNRREEASADIDSGTGVGDRTETGSDPRHDSTQVANEERRRGTSILSLLVAVFGAWIALSVLVFDAGAASLWNNVLVGLVVVVAAGYNYYRVKNDVPLSAGIASLLALVGVWVIVSAALLGMTGGLFWSTLATGLLIAGLAGYNAYEAREARTVATESGPGA; translated from the coding sequence ATGAGTGACCCGAACGGCGACGATCGTCGGACGAACGACGAGTCCGAACCGGGAGTCGATACCGGGACCGACGCTCCCGACGGCCCGCCCAACCGACGGGAAGAAGCGTCCGCCGATATCGACTCCGGCACCGGCGTCGGGGACCGGACCGAGACGGGGAGCGACCCGCGCCACGACTCCACCCAGGTCGCAAACGAGGAGCGCCGGCGCGGCACGTCGATCCTGAGCCTCCTCGTCGCCGTGTTCGGCGCGTGGATCGCCCTCTCGGTGCTGGTCTTCGACGCCGGGGCCGCGTCGCTGTGGAACAACGTCCTGGTCGGCCTCGTCGTCGTCGTCGCCGCCGGCTACAACTACTACCGGGTGAAAAACGACGTCCCGCTCAGCGCCGGCATCGCCTCGCTGCTCGCTCTCGTCGGGGTCTGGGTGATCGTCTCAGCCGCACTGCTCGGGATGACCGGCGGGCTGTTCTGGAGTACGCTCGCCACCGGGCTCTTGATCGCCGGACTGGCGGGGTACAACGCCTACGAGGCCCGCGAAGCCCGAACCGTCGCGACCGAATCCGGACCGGGTGCTTAG